A genomic window from Gossypium hirsutum isolate 1008001.06 chromosome D10, Gossypium_hirsutum_v2.1, whole genome shotgun sequence includes:
- the LOC107914481 gene encoding serine/threonine-protein kinase SRK2A, with translation MEKYEVVKDLGAGNFGVARLLRHKDTKELVAMKYIERGHKIDENVAREIINHRSLRHPNIIRFKEVVLTPTHLAIVMEYAAGGELFDRICSAGRFSEDEARYFFQQLISGVNYCHSMQICHRDLKLENTLLDGSPAPRLKICDFGYSKSSLLHSRPKSTVGTPAYIAPEVLARREYDGKLADVWSCGVTLYVMLVGAYPFEDQADPRNFRKTIQRIMAVQYKIPDYVHISQDCKNLLSRIFVANPSRRITLKEIKNHPWFLKNLPRELTDTAQAAYYRSDNPTFSLQSIDEIMKIVEEARIPPPASVPVKGFGWGQDDDEEEDIDGEVKEDDEEDEYDKRVKEVHASGEYQIH, from the exons ATGGAGAAATATGAGGTGGTCAAAGATTTGGGAGCCGGCAATTTTGGGGTTGCTCGACTTCTCAGACACAAGGATACCAAGGAGCTTGTTGCTATGAAATATATTGAGAGAGGTCACAAG ATAGATGAGAATGTGGCAAGAGAGATTATCAATCACAGATCTCTTAGACACCCTAATATAATCCGGTTCAAGGAG GTGGTTTTGACGCCTACCCATTTAGCAATTGTGATGGAGTATGCTGCTGGTGGTGAGCTCTTTGATCGGATTTGCAGTGCTGGTAGATTCAGTGAAGATGAG GCTAGATATTTTTTTCAGCAGTTGATCTCTGGTGTCAATTACTGTCACTCCATG CAAATATGCCATAGAGATTTGAAATTAGAAAATACCCTTTTAGATGGAAGTCCTGCACCTCGTTTGAAAATCTGCGATTTCGGTTACTCTAAG TCATCTCTGTTGCATTCAAGACCCAAATCAACAGTTGGAACTCCAGCATATATAGCACCGGAAGTTCTGGCGCGGCGAGAGTATGATGGAAAG TTGGCAGATGTATGGTCCTGTGGAGTTACCCTTTATGTTATGTTGGTGGGAGCTTACCCTTTTGAAGACCAAGCTGACCCTAGGAATTTTCGGAAAACAATTCAG AGAATAATGGCCGTTCAGTACAAAATTCCAGACTACGTTCATATATCTCAAGATTGCAAGAACCTACTCTCTCGGATATTTGTTGCCAATCCTTCCAGG AGGATCACACTTAAGGAAATAAAAAACCATCCTTGGTTTCTGAAGAACTTGCCCAGAGAGCTAACAGACACAGCACAAGCTGCTTATTACCGGAGCGATAACCCTACATTTTCTCTTCAAAGTATAGATGAGATAATGAAAATTGTGGAAGAGGCAAGAATTCCACCTCCAGCATCAGTGCCTGTCAAGGGCTTTGGTTGGGGCCAAGACGATGATGAGGAGGAAGACATCGATGGGGAAGTGAAAGAAGATGACGAAGAAGATGAATACGATAAGCGGGTGAAGGAAGTCCATGCAAGTGGAGAATATCAAATCCATTAA